The DNA sequence CCCTCCGCTTTTCTATTTCCCAGGTTCAAATTCTACTGATGCTACCTGCAGCTGCGGGATTTCGCCTTTTACCATTTGGATGATTTCGTTGGCAGCTGTTGGCGAGTGTTCTTTTGATTTGATGGTAATGCGGACTTTTTCTCCGTCTGCCCTTACAAGGACGTCTTCATAGTCCATGGCTTTAATGACTGTTTCAAGAAGGATTTCTTTCTGTGCAACATCTCTAAGCTGGTCGATTTTTTCCTTCGCTTCGTTTCGTTCTTCAGCGGAAAGATCTGTGGAGGCCATGACATTGGTGAGTTCCTCTTCCATCCGGCTGCGCTCATCTTCCATCTGCATGCGGAGCGTTTCGAACATTTCATCGCTGGAAACACCGGAGATGACTGTTTCGCCATCTTCAGAAGCAGTTTCTTCAGCAGATGACTCTTCTGCACCTGCGGTTTCTTCATTTGCCTTTTCCTCGACTGCGGCCAGATCATTGCTTTTTTGTTCAGGAGTAGTAATGTAGTAGACAGAGAGCACGACGACTAAACTTAGCATTGTTAAAAGCCAGACTGTTTGTTTTTTCAATAGCATTTCAGGATTCCCCCTTAGATTTTTTTGGCATTACAGCTACACGGTGGCTTGGGACATCCAGCGACCGCGTTACAGCCTCAATGATCCACTTTTTTACTTGTATGTTATCGGCCCCTTTAGCGACGACGAGTACTCCCCGTATAACAGGTTTTTTCGTTTCCACCACTATCGGAACCTCTTTTTCTCCATCTCTGATAATCACCAGCTGGTCTTCCTTGGACAAATCCTCCACTTTCCTTTTACCTCCCTCCCGATCGGTTTCATCGGTCGTTTGGGACTTGGTTGTGGAGTTCTTTTCCAATACCTTCTTCTCAGTTGCATCCACATTGACAACAACCGTGACATCATCGACACCAATTATGGAATCGAGCGCTTCCTTCAACTGGGCTTCATACGCTTTTTCATAATCAGTGATAGACCCGTTCCCGCCTGTCTTCTTTTGGCCAAAGGCCGGGACATCTTCAGTTTCCTTCCCTTCCTGGCTGCTGAAAGCCGGAAGCACCCCGCCAGCTTCTTCCTCCTTGAAAAAGGAGCTGCTGATGAGCATGATCGCTGCCCCGAACAATAGGGCGATCAGCAAATATTGATATTTTCCCTGCTTCTTATTTTCACCGCTTCCCATCAGGTGTTTCTTTATCCAAGCCAGCGGCCCCTTTTCATTGTCCATTAATCCTTGTTCCCCCCTTCTATCATGACTTCGATAGATTCTTCCTTTATATTCCATTTTTGAGCAAGAAGTGAAGCGATATCGTTTGATTCATCTGTTTCTGCGCTTGATGGAAAGGGTTGGTTCGTATTGATTTCTACCATGGAGACCACTTCGACTGCTTTTTCTTCAGGAACCTGCTGCTTTAGCTGGAT is a window from the Bacillus infantis NRRL B-14911 genome containing:
- a CDS encoding SpoIIIAH-like family protein; this translates as MLLKKQTVWLLTMLSLVVVLSVYYITTPEQKSNDLAAVEEKANEETAGAEESSAEETASEDGETVISGVSSDEMFETLRMQMEDERSRMEEELTNVMASTDLSAEERNEAKEKIDQLRDVAQKEILLETVIKAMDYEDVLVRADGEKVRITIKSKEHSPTAANEIIQMVKGEIPQLQVASVEFEPGK
- the spoIIIAG gene encoding stage III sporulation protein AG, which produces MDNEKGPLAWIKKHLMGSGENKKQGKYQYLLIALLFGAAIMLISSSFFKEEEAGGVLPAFSSQEGKETEDVPAFGQKKTGGNGSITDYEKAYEAQLKEALDSIIGVDDVTVVVNVDATEKKVLEKNSTTKSQTTDETDREGGKRKVEDLSKEDQLVIIRDGEKEVPIVVETKKPVIRGVLVVAKGADNIQVKKWIIEAVTRSLDVPSHRVAVMPKKSKGES